Proteins from a genomic interval of Benincasa hispida cultivar B227 chromosome 7, ASM972705v1, whole genome shotgun sequence:
- the LOC120081790 gene encoding uncharacterized protein LOC120081790: protein MENSKENKFVCNFCHKSFTCGKSLGGHIRIHKNEKSPRVAEKQRERSSILKFQVPTERRRSKRDLESDVANGNSGYGLRENPKITQRFADSGYTSRQEKFCRECGQGFQSSEALSWHLACHSGNERESKRFEYNHGITHQNRELIENRSDNPEKDREAAMCLVMMSKAPRFSGLEGLNSAAESSDSKSSSRHFRESGTSGSNSNGGLEMKEVTGRINKLEVSEFDGENSDSENFRKEVCKKVKLKVSVHRALMDEEYKKPDFKFGVRVGRASADILKNSMKSKKNDDQEHVSSYNYELRKRLKNESYSPDLWEGSSKKIPSEIFRSHDRETYTRMSNGCEWTHQSGENSENTTNNSISIRPIPARELIESSNGKNKGHQNTSGNEEKKFGPKKKHKCPICFKAFKSGQALGGHKRSHVVGSLEDASTVTRQESNGTTGLIDLNVPAPMEEEESGGWD, encoded by the coding sequence ATGGAGAATTCTAAAGAAAACAAGTTCGTTTGCAACTTTTGCCATAAGAGCTTCACGTGTGGGAAGTCTTTGGGAGGTCATATCAGAATTCACAAGAATGAGAAATCACCCCGAGTTGCAGAGAAGCAAAGGGAAAGAAGCAGTATCTTGAAGTTTCAAGTTCCAACAGAGAGGAGAAGAAGCAAGAGAGATTTAGAATCGGACGTTGCTAATGGGAATTCAGGCTATGGTTTGAGAGAGAATCCCAAAATAACACAGAGGTTTGCTGATTCGGGATACACTTCAAGGCAGGAGAAGTTTTGTAGAGAATGTGGACAAGGGTTTCAATCCTCAGAAGCTTTGAGTTGGCACTTGGCTTGTCACTCTGGAAACGAAAGGGAAAGCAAAAGGTTTGAATACAATCATGGGATCACTCATCAGAATCGGGAGCTTATAGAGAATCGATCGGACAATCCTGAGAAAGATCGAGAGGCGGCTATGTGTTTGGTGATGatgtctaaagctccaagatttTCAGGATTGGAAGGTCTGAATTCAGCTGCGGAATCCTCTGATAGTAAATCATCTTCTCGTCATTTTAGGGAAAGTGGCACATCCGGCTCTAACTCTAATGGGGGACTTGAAATGAAGGAAGTCACAGGTAGGATCAACAAGTTGGAAGTTTCTGAATTCGACGGTGAGAATTCCGACTCTGAAAATTTCAGGAAAGAAGTCTGCAAGAAGGTTAAATTGAAAGTGTCTGTTCATCGGGCTCTAATGGATGAAGAATATAAGAAACCAGATTTCAAATTTGGAGTCAGGGTGGGAAGAGCAAGTGCAGATATTCTAAAGAACTCGATGAAATCTAAGAAAAATGATGATCAAGAGCATGTATCTTCTTACAATTACGAACTAAGAAAGAGGTTGAAAAATGAATCATACAGTCCTGATCTCTGGGAGGGATCCAGCAAGAAGATCCCTAGCGAGATTTTCcgttctcatgatagagaaaccTATACAAGAATGAGCAATGGCTGCGAGTGGACGCATCAGTCAGGTGAAAACAGCGAAAATACCACTAACAATTCCATCTCCATACGGCCCATACCAGCTAGGGAGTTAATTGAGTCAAGCAATGGCAAAAACAAGGGTCACCAGAACACTTCTGGAAATGAAGAGAAGAAATTTGGGCCCAAAAAAAAACACAAGTGCCCAATTTGCTTCAAAGCCTTCAAATCAGGCCAGGCATTGGGGGGTCATAAGAGGTCCCACGTGGTTGGAAGTTTAGAGGATGCATCTACAGTGACAAGGCAAGAGTCCAATGGGACAACTGGTCTAATTGATCTTAATGTTCCTGCTCCTATGGAAGAAGAGGAAAGTGGGGGATGGGATTGA